The Macaca thibetana thibetana isolate TM-01 chromosome 5, ASM2454274v1, whole genome shotgun sequence genomic sequence aataccatatattgtcacttataagtgggagctaaatgatgagaacacatggacacacggcggaagcaacacacactggggcctgtcagagggtagagggaggaaggagggagaggatcaggaagaacagctaatggatggatgggcttaatacctggatgatctgggcagcaaaccaccatggcacacatttacctatgtaacaaacctacacatcctgcacatatacccctgaacttaaaataaaagttggaattatttttaatggtttttaccCTATCTGTAAAAGTGAGAGTAGaatgttaaaaatgtaatagaaaggTTGTATGATATTATCAGGTTAGGATCAGGGGGAGGTGAATCAGGTGAATTATATAAGTGCAGGGTCAGatcctgtttttatttaaaatttctattttgttcaacataatttttacattaacTTTTTTAAGTACTAGATTAACCCACTTTTTTTTATTAATGAGTTTTTTGGGGCTTGCTTGCATTTTGCACCCAAGGGTTGACCTTCACTATCCTCACCCTTATCCTAGACCTAGATATGATTGAGCAAATCTCCcagaaagtagaaacaaaaagaaacaaacaaccaccacaaaagagacaaacaaaaatagacaatataggagagaaaatttaagaaaattagaagataAATCTAGcaaattaaatatctaaataaaaggaattccagggaaagagaagagaaaaaaccAGAGGGACTGGAATCATCAGAGAAATCATAAGAGAAATCTCCTAGAAGAGCAAGATGGGAGTCTCCACACTGAAAGAACTCACCAAGTACCCAGTGCTGGATAAATACTCATACCAAGGTGCATCAGtatacattttcagaaaactaGAGACATAGAGAAGATCCTATAAGCTtccagagaaaacccacagatCACCACAGAGCATCAACCACCAGAATGCCATCAGCCTTTGTAGCAGCAATACTGGAAGCTAGGAGACACAGAGTGATACCTTCAAAACTCTTTGAATATTACTTTTGCACCTAGAATTCTAGACCTGGCAAACTGTCAGTCAATATGATAGTAAAATTAAGACAATTTCAGTCATGCAAAGTCTTAAAAATATTACCTCTCCCATAACTTCAGGAATTAATTGAAGAATGTGCTCCACCAAATCAGAGGAAATAAACTAAGaacaagaagggaaaaaaaaggaagacaagcaTTCCAGAAAACAGGGGATTTGACCCTGGAAGGAGGTGAAGGCATCCTGAGCTGATGATGAAGGGAGACCTGAAGATGTTAGCTTTCTGAGCAGCGGTCGTCAGGAGCAATCAGTTCAAAGCAGAGCAGAAGGCCCCAGGGAACCAGGAGGATGGCTCCAAGAAGAGGATAAGGTTCATCACATCTGTGGTGTGTTTAAACATACTGACAGCAGAGAAAGAGCCTCTTTATCTAACCAAATATTGTTAACATTATACTGACAGATAAGGAGGGAGAAAGGTATGGAGGAGGAGTTGGGCAGGTGGGTGGTATAAGAGAATAAATCCTCATCATCCACAGTAGGAAATCAAGAGATGATGGCcaaaaatatatccaaaagagCAAACAGCATATGATTCAGAAATAAGAAGgcaagtggccaggtgcagtggctcacccctgtaatcccagcactttgcaaggccgaggtgggcggatcacctgaggtcaggagttcaagaccagcctggccaacatggtaaaacaccatctctactaaaaatacaaaaaatttagctgggcatggcggtgggcgtctctaatcccagctactcggaaggctgaggcaggagaatcactcgaaccagggaggcagaggttgcagtgagttgagatcgtgccattgaactctagcctagacaataagaatgaaactccatttcaaaaaaataaaaaataaggaggCAAACACAGAAGAAAGATCTGGGAAGTGAGAGATGGAGATGAGGGAGAGAAGACTGCGGTGGTCCCAGGGACTCTTTCAACTATGAGTGGGTAAAAGCTCCATGACAACAATTTTTCAAGGATTTTGGCCTCTTACCTTTGTTACATCTATCTGATCTGACCATTCTCTGTTGAGGGACGCAGTGCAGTCACTGGTAGCGTGATGTTTAATGGATAGTGTGACATGGTAATAGCAGTAAAACATCACTGTTAAGGGCACAATAAAATTTATCGCAATAACCGTCATGGTGTAAGACACAAAAGatctgaaaataagaaaaggcaaTCATGATTGCTCATTTAATGTCCTAAGCGGGGAAAGGGGATAGAGgagataattattaaaaataatattggtgGTCACTGTATTGTTAAATAGTTTAAGAAGTGTATTTGACTTTTAGTTCATTTAGGCCAGAAATTGGCAAACTACGGACTGTAGGCCTATTCCAACCTATTACTcatctttgtaaataaagttttattggaacacagccatgtgcCCTCATTTACATGCTGGCTTTGGCTGCTTTTACAGGATGATGACAGAGTTGAAGAGCTGTGATAGAGACATCTGGCCTATAAAGTCTAAAGTATTTACTTTTAATTGCTttcaagacagaatcttgctcggtcacccaggctggagtgcagtggttcaatcatgtctcactgtagccttgaactccccaGCTCAAGTCAATCTCCATTTTAGCCTACCAAGtacctgagaccacaggcatgtaccaccacagccagctaaatTTCtacccccaacttttttttttttttttttgtagagacagagtctcaatatgttgcccaggctggactcaaactcctgggcagaagtgatcttcctgccccaacctcacaaagtgctgggattacaggcatgaaccactgtgcccagcctttactTTTTGAATCTGCagaaaaaattttagatttagatCTGGTTTGAGATTTAgaaattttctgttcatttttaagtCATCCTTCATTTCCTTTAATGAACTAAATTATCCTCTTGTTCCTGGAAAATATATAGAAGTCTCACTAACTAGCAGGTAAATCTTTGCAGTGACTGTACTTTTGCTATGCAGTTCTCAGAATGTGCTTGGACACCAGACTATCTTGAAAAGACAGCAGGGAGGCAGCTTGCGCTTTTGCCAGAGCCGCACACTCTATCTAGCTTCACTAACCCTTTTCCTGCTCATGATCCTACCTTTGAGATGTGCAAATATTGGAAGGGTGATTGGTACCCTGCGCTGCTGCTTTAAGAGAGAAcacaggggagggaggaaggaatggggTAAAGGAGACACAGTGAGATGGATGACCTTTACTTGCAAACAAGCATAAGTCACTTTTCTCAATTCCGACTTTTGCTAGAATCACATTATCACTACCGAGGAAGCACTTTGCCACCTTCTGTATGAGGAACACATGATCTGAGCTTAAATTTGAAGGGGTGAGAAAATGTCTACACTAGAAGCATTTGATTATAAAGTGTAAACTTCTCTCTTACCTATCATTTTTCCTCCAGTTTATGGTACAAGTAGCACCAGTAGGATCTGGGGCATAACTAGCCCACCCTATGATAGGCATCAAAGCCCAAAACAGGCCATTGATCCAGGCTCCCAGAATCATGCCAATGTAAGTGTTGGTGGTCATTCTTCTCCCTATTATCAAGCATAGGAAATATTAGCAGCATTTGCCATTAATGGGACTCACTTTTTTAAACTTGCTTGATTCACAAGTGTTATCAAGTAGATTCTTTACAGAGCACTTTGGTGGGCCTCAGGAGCCAAAACATGCATGCAACgccaaataaaagtaacaaatatGTTCTCCCTTTTTACCAAGCCTATCTACATAAGTTCACATTCTgggaaaaaatgacatttaagctgaaacctaaatgagaaaagaatcagTCAGAGGATAAGCAGGAAGAGTAGCTTTCCAGACCTAGCAAAACAGTGTATACGAAGACCTCACTTTGGGCTTGGTCCATACCTCAAAGTGTGAATGACCTTatgaaatttggattttattctaagtacgATAGGAAGCCATTGAAACATTTGAACAATTATTGCCAGAGAAATAAAACTGACCCTAACTACAAACCATTAGGTTTATATTTTAGCATACATATTGAGTGGCCATTAGTCAAGAAATGGATTCATTAAGAAAGCTGAGAAAAGTGTTGTACCTATGTCAGGAAGGCAGATGGTCAGGTATCGGTCCACGGCCATGACAGTGAGTAATCCAATGCTTGCCATTCCAAAAAAAATATTCAATCCAGCATAAACCTGAAAACCAAAATTGAAAATACTCTACCATTCTAAACACCCTCCCAAGAAACATTTAGATTTTTGTACCATTGTTAGAATATATCTCAAATATACTAAATGTTTTTTACTACTTTAAAAGACATCTTCATTGTCAAATTATAActagtttaataaaaatttatggaaagtattttgtaatttcattaactaaaatgaacttttttcaaaattttaagacTTACAGTGAAATTTCGTTACAACACTCTATGAACAGAGTGCAGAACAACCACAAACCAGCAAAAGACTAGTATTCAGAAGATGGGCAATTCAACAGGAGGAAAAGAcaaactcaatagaaaaatggcCAGAATGAATGGGGTATGCACAAAAGCCCACTGGCATTTGAATGTTTATAACATAAGACATGCAACCAcaataaatattcaaagaaatactgATTATAAGATGGCATTTTACActcttgaaaatgaaaatttaaaagtctgACAATCCCAAGTATTAAAGAGAATGTGGAGTAATAGATGTTCTCATAATTTGAATAACTATTTTGGACAGCAATTTGGCTACTTCTGATAAAGTTGAAGATGAACATTCTCTACAACTTAAaccattccactcctaggcaaTGTGTCTAAAGAAACTCACATATTGCAGAAGGAGACGTATATAAGAACATTTATTGAAGCCTTCtctgtgatagaaaaaaaaatgggaacaaaTGTCCAATaagagtaaaatgaaaaagtacatTGGGCTATCTAtgttcataaaatggaatattgtaTAGCAGTCAAAATGAATGACTTACAGCCATATCcatcaacatggataaacctcaaaaacataaTATAGAACAGTGAAAGGAAATCACATAATGCAAACCGTGTTATATCATTTACACAAAACCTAAAGTATTCAGACAGTATCTGGTTTATGTGCAAATATATAAGATAGGAAAACATTCATGAGAGGAATAAGATTGAGGATGGTATGCAATGGCCTTCATCATTATCTGTAtagttttatgtctttaaaaaggaaaacaatctgAAGCACAGATTGAGGAACAGTAAGACTTAACAAAACTGGTTGGTACTTACGTGGATATTCAGTATTCACTACTACTTTCATTTAATTCTCTATAGTTTTTAGCTTATAATAGTAAACCGCTAAAAGAATTAGGCCAAAAGTAATATTTGCCTACTATCTTAAAGCAAATTAATATTAACTCATTTCCTTTTtagtaaaaaataacaaatacatttagTAACAATTCTCATGGAGGActttctataggaaaaaattcAACAACATGGTGACTTAACTGTCTTCCATAATATGATTAAATCACTAAATATTGTTTCAGATGAAAgcagggtatttctttttcaatttgcaatatgcacattttcatttaaatatgcaAATCAGCACTCTTCTTTAGTTGAATgctagttgttttgtttgtttcttcctttggGTTGggagaattttgaaaatataacaatggttggtggttttatttctcttattaaacAATATATTGCTAGTCACTTCTGAAGTTCTTTTCTGTAAAAGTGCTGTGTCTATTATCCTACAATATCTTTTTCGATTTAAACTCTTGGGATTCTTTTTAgacatttaaatttacatttctttgatctatttgttttgctttcattcCAATGATCTCCAATACCTGACAGCCTGCATATCCAAATTTCCAACTTCCATACAGATCTGAGGCAGCAGACATGGGATAGCCAATGCTACTGACCCCTATATCAGTAACAGCCAGGTTAATAATAATTGCATTTGTGGGTGTCCGAAGTTCCTTGTACTTAATGAAGATGCCCAGAACTATTATGTTGCTGAGAATACTTATCATACctgagaacacacacaaaaatatgatgcattttgtttaatttgaatGTTTCAAAGTAgactcaaaattaaatatttaagcccctttaaaaacataacagatctatttttgttcatttatttgaagAGCTCCTGCTGTTCTTAAAACTGTAACATCTTCACATCCCTTCTgtgaaatagaaatgagaaaattaaaacacaaagaatCTGCCAATTGCACAAGGCAGCACTGAAGGCTGGTTTTAATGTCATCGCTACTGAGTGAACTG encodes the following:
- the RRH gene encoding visual pigment-like receptor peropsin, with product MLRNNLGNSSDSKNEDGSVFSQTEHNIVATYLIMAGMISILSNIIVLGIFIKYKELRTPTNAIIINLAVTDIGVSSIGYPMSAASDLYGSWKFGYAGCQVYAGLNIFFGMASIGLLTVMAVDRYLTICLPDIGRRMTTNTYIGMILGAWINGLFWALMPIIGWASYAPDPTGATCTINWRKNDRSFVSYTMTVIAINFIVPLTVMFYCYYHVTLSIKHHATSDCTASLNREWSDQIDVTKMSVIMICMFLVAWSPYSIVCLWASFGDPKKIPPPMAIIAPLFAKSSTFYNPCIYVVANKKFRRAMLAMFKCQTHQTMPVTSILPMDVSQNPLASGRI